In the Sediminibacter sp. Hel_I_10 genome, one interval contains:
- the dtd gene encoding D-aminoacyl-tRNA deacylase has translation MKAVLQRVSKASVTIEGKQVAEIASGLLILLGIVADDQDEDIKWLSNKIVNCRIFPDEQDVMNHSIKQNNGDVIVVSQFTLHANTRKGHRPSYNLAAKPEVAIPLYEAFVKQLELDMGKVIQTGEFGADMKVSLINDGPVTIIIDTKRRD, from the coding sequence TTGAAAGCGGTTCTTCAGCGAGTTTCAAAAGCATCGGTTACTATCGAGGGTAAGCAAGTAGCAGAAATAGCATCAGGTCTATTAATACTGTTGGGTATTGTTGCTGATGACCAAGACGAAGACATTAAATGGCTTTCTAATAAAATTGTCAATTGCCGTATTTTTCCAGATGAGCAAGACGTCATGAATCATTCCATTAAACAAAACAATGGCGATGTAATTGTCGTGAGTCAGTTTACCCTTCATGCAAACACCAGGAAAGGTCACCGCCCAAGTTATAATTTAGCGGCCAAGCCAGAGGTTGCCATTCCGCTTTATGAAGCTTTCGTGAAGCAATTGGAATTAGATATGGGTAAAGTGATACAAACTGGAGAGTTTGGAGCCGATATGAAAGTGTCGTTGATAAATGATGGTCCGGTGACTATTATTATTGATACGAAGAGAAGGGATTAG
- a CDS encoding prephenate dehydrogenase, giving the protein MKNIYVIGIGLIGGSLALDIKANNNSAQVYGIDTNDAHLKEALELNIIDKTATYEDLKNADFVILSVPVDVAIVELPKILDAIHDDTLIIDVGSTKLPICNAIKDHERRRNFLAAHPIAGTEFSGPKAAINNLFQNKTNIICEVEKTAFKLQEKALKLFSELGMRIRYMNPEAHDKHIAYVSHLSHISAFMLGKTVIEKEKNERDIFDMAGSGFESTVRLAKSSPAMWTPIFKQNRENVIETLDEYITNLKRFKGYMEADDFDQIYNEMENTNHIKDILKGIQ; this is encoded by the coding sequence ATGAAAAATATCTACGTAATAGGAATTGGATTAATTGGCGGCAGTTTGGCCTTAGATATTAAGGCGAACAATAACAGTGCTCAAGTTTATGGCATTGATACCAATGATGCGCATTTAAAAGAGGCTTTAGAGCTTAACATCATTGATAAAACGGCTACTTATGAAGATTTAAAAAATGCCGATTTCGTTATTTTATCTGTACCTGTAGATGTTGCGATAGTGGAGTTGCCAAAAATCTTGGATGCCATACATGATGATACGTTAATCATTGACGTGGGTTCTACAAAATTGCCAATATGCAATGCCATTAAGGACCATGAAAGAAGGCGCAATTTTCTTGCGGCACACCCCATTGCAGGAACCGAATTTTCAGGACCAAAGGCAGCTATCAATAATTTGTTTCAGAATAAAACGAACATCATTTGCGAGGTTGAAAAAACGGCATTCAAGTTACAGGAAAAAGCGTTGAAACTTTTTTCAGAATTAGGGATGCGTATTCGGTACATGAACCCTGAAGCACATGATAAGCATATAGCCTACGTTTCTCATTTGTCTCATATAAGTGCATTTATGTTAGGAAAAACGGTCATTGAAAAAGAAAAAAATGAGCGAGACATCTTTGACATGGCAGGCAGTGGTTTTGAGAGTACCGTGAGATTGGCAAAAAGTTCTCCAGCAATGTGGACTCCGATTTTTAAACAAAATCGTGAAAACGTGATTGAAACCTTAGATGAATATATCACAAACTTAAAACGGTTTAAAGGGTATATGGAGGCCGATGATTTTGATCAAATCTACAATGAGATGGAAAACACCAACCATATCAAAGATATTTTAAAGGGAATTCAATAA
- a CDS encoding pyridoxal phosphate-dependent aminotransferase, which yields MIQVADRLQNVEEYYFSKKLREVAMLKGQGRPIINLGIGSPDLQPPDRVLNAMVEAFENPAVHKYQSYQGIPELREAMAQFYRDNFNVHLSPLTNVLPLMGSKEGILHISMAFLNPGDEALIPNPGYPTYASVTKLVGAKPVYYDLTDANAWQPDLLALEKMDLKKVKVMWINYPHMPTGAVATTKLFDDLIAFAKRNDILLVNDNPYSFILNPNPRSILKYGGAKDVCLELNSLSKTFNMAGWRVGMVLGKHEFIDAVLKVKSNMDSGMFYGIQKGAIEALQCSKIWFASLNNVYEERRKIVWKIAETLNCTYDEKATGLFVWAKLPEYVQAEEYIDLILKERSVFITPGTVFGSNGKGYIRISLCANTEDLEEALVRLK from the coding sequence ATGATACAGGTTGCAGACCGTTTACAAAATGTAGAAGAATATTATTTCTCAAAAAAATTGAGAGAGGTCGCGATGCTGAAAGGTCAAGGTCGTCCAATTATCAACTTAGGAATTGGAAGTCCAGATTTACAGCCACCAGATCGAGTGCTTAACGCTATGGTTGAGGCCTTTGAGAACCCTGCAGTACACAAATATCAAAGTTACCAAGGCATACCAGAACTGCGTGAAGCTATGGCGCAGTTTTATAGAGATAATTTTAATGTGCACTTAAGTCCCTTGACAAATGTACTGCCCTTAATGGGAAGCAAGGAAGGGATTTTGCATATTTCTATGGCATTTTTAAATCCGGGTGATGAAGCCTTGATTCCCAATCCGGGGTATCCTACCTATGCTTCTGTGACCAAATTGGTTGGTGCAAAACCGGTGTATTATGATTTGACAGATGCTAATGCTTGGCAGCCCGATTTGTTGGCTCTTGAGAAAATGGATTTAAAAAAGGTCAAGGTCATGTGGATCAATTATCCGCACATGCCAACAGGAGCGGTAGCTACTACCAAATTGTTTGACGATTTGATTGCCTTTGCCAAGCGTAATGATATTTTGTTGGTCAATGACAATCCATATAGCTTTATTCTCAATCCTAACCCACGTAGCATCTTAAAATATGGTGGTGCAAAAGACGTTTGTCTTGAGTTAAATTCCTTAAGTAAGACCTTCAATATGGCAGGTTGGCGCGTAGGGATGGTTCTAGGAAAGCATGAGTTTATTGATGCGGTATTAAAGGTAAAGAGCAATATGGATTCTGGCATGTTTTATGGCATTCAAAAGGGAGCTATTGAGGCCTTACAATGCTCAAAAATTTGGTTTGCTAGCCTTAATAACGTGTATGAGGAACGCCGAAAAATTGTATGGAAAATAGCAGAAACGCTCAATTGTACTTACGATGAAAAGGCAACAGGCTTATTTGTATGGGCAAAACTGCCAGAGTATGTACAAGCTGAAGAGTACATTGATTTGATTTTAAAAGAACGCTCGGTATTTATAACTCCAGGGACTGTTTTTGGCAGTAATGGTAAAGGATATATTAGAATTTCCCTTTGCGCCAATACCGAAGATCTAGAAGAAGCTTTAGTACGATTGAAATAA
- a CDS encoding bifunctional 3-deoxy-7-phosphoheptulonate synthase/chorismate mutase type II, with the protein MENKKELRTWLDDFGLDHPLVIAGPCSAETEAQVLKIAHQLKDSDATVLRAGIWKPRTRPGNFEGVGALGLKWLQKAKEETGMMTTTEVANANHVDLALKHDIDILWIGARTTVSPFIVQDIADALKGTDKTVLIKNPVNPDLALWLGAVERFYTADVKNLGVIHRGFSTYEKTRYRNNPEWQIAVDLQNRFPDLPLILDPSHIAGRRDIIFDLCQTALDLNYDGLMVETHYDPDNAWSDAAQQITPETLIQFTKDLKIRKETAESAEFNNKLNTMRTQIDVIDHQLIDMLGKRMTVAESIGALKKSKNVAVLQTKRWNEILGKMILQGEEKNLSEEFILRVFKAIHQESINHQEKVINK; encoded by the coding sequence ATGGAAAATAAGAAAGAATTGAGAACATGGTTAGATGATTTTGGATTAGACCATCCTCTAGTTATCGCCGGGCCTTGTAGTGCAGAGACAGAAGCACAGGTTTTAAAAATTGCACACCAATTGAAGGATAGCGATGCTACCGTTTTAAGGGCAGGAATTTGGAAACCAAGAACGCGCCCAGGAAACTTTGAGGGTGTTGGTGCACTTGGTTTAAAATGGTTGCAGAAGGCCAAAGAAGAAACGGGAATGATGACCACCACAGAGGTTGCTAATGCAAATCATGTGGACTTGGCACTCAAACATGATATTGATATTTTATGGATCGGTGCGCGCACCACCGTAAGTCCTTTTATAGTTCAAGACATTGCAGATGCTTTAAAAGGGACTGATAAAACTGTCTTGATTAAAAATCCGGTAAATCCAGATTTAGCACTTTGGCTTGGGGCCGTAGAACGTTTTTATACTGCTGATGTTAAAAATTTAGGGGTGATTCATAGAGGATTCTCTACTTATGAAAAAACCAGATACCGTAACAATCCAGAATGGCAGATCGCTGTAGATTTACAAAATCGATTTCCAGATTTACCTTTAATTTTAGACCCCTCGCACATTGCAGGACGCAGGGACATTATTTTTGATCTTTGCCAAACAGCCTTAGATTTAAATTATGATGGGCTAATGGTAGAAACGCACTATGATCCAGATAATGCTTGGAGTGATGCTGCGCAACAGATCACACCAGAGACCTTGATTCAGTTCACAAAGGATTTAAAGATTAGAAAGGAAACGGCTGAAAGTGCAGAGTTTAATAACAAATTGAATACCATGCGTACACAAATTGATGTGATAGACCATCAATTGATAGATATGTTGGGTAAGCGTATGACTGTTGCAGAAAGTATTGGAGCACTTAAAAAATCTAAAAATGTTGCGGTATTACAAACAAAACGATGGAATGAAATCTTGGGTAAAATGATTTTACAAGGAGAAGAAAAGAATCTGAGTGAAGAATTTATCTTAAGAGTCTTCAAGGCCATCCACCAAGAATCTATAAATCATCAAGAGAAGGTGATCAATAAATAA
- a CDS encoding 3-phosphoshikimate 1-carboxyvinyltransferase — translation MTVKLKKSSISSYSKLTITGSKSESNRLLLLQAQFPELHIENCSNSDDSEVMQKALNSKGALIDIHHAGTAMRFLTAYFASKDGSEVVLTGSARMKERPIEILVDALVELGAEISYLETQGCPPLKIKGKAFTKHKVALNANVSSQYISALLLIAPSLPNGLELTLAGKITSIPYIEMTLSLLNDIGVTTAFESQTITIAPQNSKIAPQTLTVESDWSSASYFYSIIAMSAVGAEIQLSAYKQTSLQGDAVLSKLYRQFGVETQFNDGNMNIKKISEAIKETISIDLNKAPDIAQTIAVTCLGLGKSCTLTGLHTLKIKETDRLEALKIEIEKLGGLVTTSEDRLHLESTKSLKNNVSIDTYNDHRMAMAFAPLALKTDITIADAHVVSKSYPTFWEDLKTLGFKISQ, via the coding sequence ATGACCGTCAAGCTTAAAAAATCATCCATTTCATCGTACTCAAAACTTACCATTACCGGTTCAAAAAGTGAGTCTAATCGGCTTTTGTTGCTACAAGCGCAATTTCCAGAATTGCATATTGAGAACTGCTCCAATTCAGACGATTCTGAAGTCATGCAAAAGGCACTTAACTCTAAAGGCGCGCTTATCGATATTCACCATGCTGGTACTGCCATGCGTTTTTTAACCGCCTATTTTGCATCAAAAGATGGCAGTGAGGTGGTTTTAACAGGTTCTGCAAGAATGAAAGAGCGGCCTATAGAAATTTTAGTAGATGCCTTGGTAGAATTAGGGGCCGAAATTTCATATTTAGAAACACAGGGATGCCCTCCATTAAAAATCAAAGGAAAAGCGTTTACAAAGCATAAGGTGGCTTTAAACGCAAATGTGAGTAGCCAGTATATTTCTGCACTTTTACTCATAGCGCCAAGTTTACCAAACGGATTAGAATTGACCTTGGCGGGTAAAATCACCTCTATTCCTTATATAGAGATGACGTTGAGTTTGCTCAATGATATCGGCGTCACAACGGCCTTTGAATCACAAACCATAACGATAGCACCGCAAAACTCAAAGATAGCGCCGCAAACGCTCACCGTGGAGTCCGATTGGTCCTCTGCCTCTTATTTTTATAGCATTATCGCTATGAGTGCTGTGGGTGCCGAGATCCAGTTGTCTGCCTATAAACAGACCTCATTACAAGGTGATGCTGTGCTTTCAAAACTCTACCGGCAGTTTGGTGTTGAAACTCAGTTTAACGACGGAAATATGAATATCAAGAAAATTTCCGAAGCCATAAAAGAAACCATAAGTATCGATTTAAATAAGGCGCCAGACATCGCGCAAACTATTGCGGTGACTTGTCTTGGACTTGGAAAATCCTGTACGCTTACGGGTTTGCACACCCTAAAGATCAAAGAAACTGATCGTTTGGAAGCCCTAAAAATTGAGATCGAAAAATTAGGAGGCCTTGTGACAACGTCAGAAGATCGTTTGCATTTGGAAAGCACAAAAAGTCTTAAAAATAACGTTAGTATTGATACCTATAACGACCATAGAATGGCAATGGCTTTTGCGCCTTTGGCT
- a CDS encoding DUF3857 domain-containing protein, which yields MQAKLLLTLCLIFASHIAVSQDEQRLSAETIPFELLIGSNAVMRLDELKIHIESRVKMTIEGTRIITVLNEHGDDAVGAAVGYDNFRKIRKIEAEIFDSKGNEIEKIKKRDFLDHSAVSGGTLYSDSRVLYMDYTPRSYPYTVKFTYEIETPNTAAIYAWRPVKGYNIALEESRYIVIDEAQLGLRFKEKNFEEFEVESNNEETSLSYSLKNLPAFKFEEMSPSLSHFTPQVLTAVENFHFNGVNGHAKDWREFGDWVNDALLQGRDQVTEQTKAEILRLTAGVEDPIEKAKIVYQFVQDNTRYISVQVGIGGVQPISALEVDQVKYGDCKGLTNYTQALLKIADIESYYTIVESGKKIEDFEDDFATLAQGNHIILGIPKEEDMIWLDCTSQIHPFGFIGDFTDNRKVLMVKPEESRILKTTIYQDVENSQHTKAIVSLSPEGHIKAKVNIETKGIQYDNRFYVERYSDKDQVVHYKNYWGYLNNLDIVSNQFNNDQEAVAFKESIELNASKYASVSGDRLIFSPNIFDRNTSIPERYRSRKTALVIERGYLDEDEFEIEIPTDFEVEAMPDELTINSKFGEYTIENELQNNKIVYRRKLVIKEGNYLKSDYKLYRDFKKEVAKQDASIIVLKKTK from the coding sequence ATGCAAGCAAAGTTACTCCTAACACTTTGTTTAATCTTTGCTTCACATATTGCTGTGTCTCAAGATGAACAGCGGCTTTCCGCAGAAACGATACCCTTTGAACTACTTATTGGATCAAATGCTGTTATGAGGCTTGATGAATTAAAGATTCATATAGAATCACGAGTTAAAATGACCATAGAGGGCACTAGAATTATTACTGTTCTCAATGAGCATGGAGATGATGCCGTGGGAGCCGCAGTGGGCTATGATAATTTCAGAAAAATAAGAAAAATTGAGGCTGAAATTTTTGATAGTAAGGGCAATGAGATTGAAAAAATAAAGAAAAGAGATTTTTTGGATCATAGCGCCGTATCGGGCGGGACCCTTTATTCAGATTCTAGAGTGCTGTACATGGATTACACGCCACGCTCATATCCCTATACGGTAAAGTTTACTTATGAGATTGAAACGCCAAATACGGCCGCTATTTATGCTTGGAGACCTGTTAAAGGATACAATATTGCTTTAGAGGAAAGTCGATACATAGTTATAGATGAGGCACAGTTGGGATTGCGCTTTAAAGAGAAGAACTTTGAAGAATTTGAAGTTGAAAGCAACAATGAGGAGACCTCTCTTTCCTATAGCTTAAAAAACCTTCCCGCGTTCAAATTTGAAGAAATGAGCCCAAGCCTTTCGCATTTTACTCCTCAGGTGCTCACAGCCGTTGAAAATTTTCATTTTAATGGCGTTAATGGTCATGCCAAAGATTGGAGGGAGTTTGGAGATTGGGTAAACGATGCGCTCCTTCAGGGCAGAGACCAAGTTACAGAGCAAACAAAGGCTGAAATATTACGCTTAACGGCAGGTGTTGAAGACCCCATAGAAAAAGCAAAGATTGTTTATCAATTTGTACAAGATAATACTAGATACATAAGTGTGCAGGTAGGTATTGGAGGTGTGCAGCCCATATCAGCCTTAGAAGTAGATCAAGTAAAGTATGGAGACTGTAAGGGTTTGACCAATTACACGCAAGCACTACTTAAAATTGCCGATATAGAATCTTACTACACGATTGTTGAGTCTGGAAAAAAAATAGAAGATTTTGAGGATGATTTTGCAACTTTGGCTCAAGGGAATCACATTATCCTAGGTATTCCTAAAGAAGAAGATATGATTTGGCTGGATTGTACAAGTCAAATTCACCCCTTTGGTTTTATAGGAGATTTTACGGATAACCGCAAGGTGCTTATGGTGAAGCCCGAAGAGAGTAGGATTTTAAAAACCACCATCTATCAAGATGTGGAAAACAGTCAACACACCAAAGCCATAGTTTCACTAAGTCCAGAAGGGCATATTAAGGCTAAAGTAAATATTGAAACAAAGGGTATTCAATACGATAACCGATTTTATGTGGAACGGTACTCTGATAAAGATCAAGTGGTACATTACAAGAATTACTGGGGATATTTAAATAACTTAGATATTGTTTCAAACCAATTCAATAATGACCAAGAAGCGGTGGCCTTTAAGGAGAGCATTGAGTTAAATGCTTCAAAATATGCATCAGTAAGTGGAGATCGCTTGATTTTTAGCCCAAATATTTTTGACAGAAACACTTCTATTCCAGAACGCTATAGAAGTAGAAAAACAGCTTTAGTTATAGAACGAGGTTATTTGGACGAGGACGAATTTGAAATCGAAATTCCTACCGATTTTGAAGTAGAAGCCATGCCAGATGAATTAACCATCAACTCAAAGTTTGGTGAATACACCATTGAAAATGAACTTCAAAATAACAAAATTGTATACAGAAGAAAATTGGTGATTAAGGAAGGGAACTATTTAAAGTCAGACTATAAATTATATAGAGACTTTAAAAAAGAAGTAGCAAAGCAAGACGCATCTATCATCGTTTTAAAAAAAACCAAATAG
- a CDS encoding nucleotide pyrophosphohydrolase, with amino-acid sequence MQIQNAQKDVDDWIKAHGVRYFNELTNMAQLTEEVGEVARIIARRYGEQSEKESDKNKDLGEELADVMFVVLCLANQTGIDLQEAFDKKLDLKTKRDHDRHHNNQKLK; translated from the coding sequence ATGCAGATACAAAACGCTCAAAAAGACGTCGATGATTGGATTAAAGCCCATGGGGTTCGCTATTTTAACGAGCTTACCAATATGGCACAACTTACCGAAGAGGTGGGAGAGGTCGCTAGAATTATAGCACGCCGTTATGGAGAACAGAGCGAAAAAGAAAGCGATAAGAACAAAGACCTTGGCGAGGAACTCGCAGATGTCATGTTCGTGGTGCTATGTTTGGCCAATCAAACCGGTATTGATCTTCAGGAGGCTTTCGATAAAAAATTAGATTTGAAGACCAAGCGCGATCATGATAGACATCACAATAACCAAAAGTTAAAGTAG
- a CDS encoding DUF3857 and transglutaminase domain-containing protein encodes MKSLYLLLFLSIFWLNSVHAQEIEFGEVSLKELEEQSYAPDQSANAVMLYKRQKTYFNLRNGVSSLVTTVHERIKIYDKEGFNYATEQINLYVNGSSNETVSKIKAYTYNLEDGEILETKLDKDQIFENKINYSYKQVKFTMPNVKEGSVIEFKYEIRSPYIWNINPLQFQYDIPVKRLEAEIRTPKGFKFRAAQKGYIAFYPENSIEMDHRLGWEVNIKKYMLNNVPSMKDESYVDDINNYRAGVMFELISVELPQFFKNYAHSWKDVASTIGSSDDYKKQLDKTNSFDDEVELLLKDTSSNPKDKMRIIFNYVKSNIKWNEIDGKNFYNGIRKTLKEKTGNVADLNLLLVAMLRYAGIDANPLVISTKDNLIPFFPTIERLNYVIAHAQIGDDQFFMDATDEFSDINILPIKDYNWEGIYINNNKQVWKKIDIQHPEQSNSFHMAQFDLNEAGEIKGSIRSRYKNHAAYEYRNKFKEADLDTYISNAESEYHDIEITDFESQNTDTHEGFVLESFNFEADHLVERTSGKMYFRPFLLFAMESNPFKEDIRAYPIDFGVAKSEKFSIKISIPESYKVETLPDNAVVQLPDGLGEFKFMTQSKGNIIELMVNYEITKPMIAATKYDFLKQFFDYMVNKQAEQVILSKA; translated from the coding sequence ATGAAAAGTTTGTATCTACTCCTGTTTTTATCAATTTTTTGGTTGAATAGTGTTCATGCTCAGGAGATTGAATTCGGAGAGGTCTCTTTAAAAGAGCTTGAAGAACAAAGTTATGCTCCAGACCAATCTGCCAATGCTGTAATGCTCTATAAGCGTCAAAAAACCTACTTTAATCTTAGAAATGGGGTTAGTTCTCTAGTGACCACTGTACATGAACGCATTAAAATATATGATAAGGAAGGGTTTAATTATGCGACCGAGCAGATCAATCTTTATGTTAATGGAAGTTCTAACGAGACAGTAAGTAAGATCAAGGCTTACACCTACAATTTGGAAGACGGTGAAATTTTGGAGACGAAATTGGACAAAGATCAAATTTTTGAAAACAAAATCAATTATAGTTATAAGCAGGTGAAATTCACGATGCCCAATGTGAAGGAGGGCTCTGTAATTGAGTTTAAATACGAGATTAGATCACCTTATATTTGGAATATAAACCCATTACAGTTTCAATATGATATACCTGTCAAAAGATTGGAAGCTGAAATTAGAACACCAAAGGGATTTAAGTTTCGAGCGGCTCAGAAAGGATATATCGCTTTTTATCCAGAGAACTCTATTGAGATGGACCATCGTTTGGGGTGGGAGGTCAACATAAAGAAATACATGTTGAACAATGTACCCTCTATGAAGGACGAATCCTATGTTGATGATATTAATAATTATAGGGCTGGCGTGATGTTCGAGCTCATTTCAGTTGAACTACCACAATTTTTTAAAAACTATGCACATTCATGGAAGGATGTTGCCTCTACCATAGGAAGTTCAGATGACTATAAGAAACAATTAGACAAGACCAATTCATTTGATGATGAGGTAGAATTGTTGTTGAAAGACACATCTTCTAATCCAAAAGATAAGATGAGAATCATCTTTAATTATGTGAAATCAAACATCAAATGGAATGAGATCGACGGTAAGAACTTTTATAATGGTATTAGAAAGACCTTAAAGGAGAAAACAGGTAATGTTGCCGACTTAAATCTCTTATTGGTAGCTATGTTGCGCTATGCAGGTATCGATGCCAATCCTTTAGTGATAAGTACTAAAGACAATCTCATTCCTTTTTTTCCAACTATAGAGAGACTTAATTATGTAATTGCGCATGCGCAAATTGGTGATGATCAATTTTTCATGGATGCCACAGATGAGTTTAGCGATATCAATATTCTTCCTATAAAAGATTATAATTGGGAAGGCATTTATATTAACAATAACAAACAGGTTTGGAAAAAAATTGATATTCAGCACCCAGAGCAATCTAATAGTTTTCATATGGCTCAATTTGATCTAAATGAAGCAGGAGAAATAAAAGGCTCAATTAGATCGAGATATAAGAATCACGCAGCATATGAGTATAGAAACAAATTTAAAGAAGCAGATTTAGACACTTATATTTCTAACGCTGAAAGCGAGTATCACGATATAGAGATTACAGATTTTGAGAGTCAAAATACAGATACCCATGAAGGTTTTGTGCTCGAATCTTTTAATTTTGAGGCAGACCATCTCGTTGAAAGAACTTCAGGCAAAATGTATTTCAGACCCTTCTTGCTTTTTGCAATGGAGTCAAATCCTTTTAAGGAAGACATTAGAGCATATCCAATTGATTTTGGAGTAGCCAAAAGTGAAAAATTTAGCATAAAAATATCTATTCCAGAGTCATATAAAGTAGAGACGTTACCAGACAATGCAGTGGTTCAATTGCCAGATGGCTTAGGGGAATTTAAGTTTATGACCCAATCTAAAGGGAATATCATTGAATTAATGGTGAACTATGAAATCACAAAACCGATGATTGCAGCAACAAAATATGATTTTTTGAAACAATTTTTCGATTATATGGTTAACAAACAGGCAGAACAAGTAATTTTGTCAAAAGCCTAA
- a CDS encoding carboxypeptidase-like regulatory domain-containing protein: protein MKPFLILVLLISTSLSFAQHEFLGQVNSSEGSLPYTNIAVKHSNKGTVSDEDGQFRIKLKSTDTLLVSHLGYGTKEVAINNLRNLEIVLDDFETLTEVVINGYSSKSKSCQLLCYRTGCGVSSETINYDVEVALIDVVLFPNPSKTGVFRVTMPNEFSELQVIVASLSGQVISKNNFELLEPSFLVDLSAQPAGIYLISIFQDGHRLASKKAIVI, encoded by the coding sequence ATGAAACCGTTTTTAATTTTAGTCTTATTAATTTCCACATCATTAAGTTTTGCACAACATGAGTTTTTGGGGCAAGTAAATAGTAGTGAAGGATCTTTGCCTTACACCAATATTGCAGTCAAACATTCTAATAAGGGAACTGTTTCTGACGAAGATGGTCAGTTTAGAATCAAATTGAAATCTACAGACACCTTGCTTGTGTCTCATCTAGGTTATGGCACAAAAGAAGTTGCTATAAACAATCTTAGAAATTTAGAAATTGTTTTAGACGACTTTGAGACCTTGACTGAAGTGGTTATCAATGGATATAGCTCAAAATCCAAATCCTGTCAATTATTATGTTACAGAACAGGTTGTGGTGTTTCTTCTGAAACAATTAATTATGATGTAGAAGTAGCCTTGATTGACGTCGTACTTTTTCCGAATCCATCAAAAACTGGTGTGTTTCGTGTAACAATGCCAAATGAGTTTTCAGAATTACAGGTTATAGTGGCAAGTTTATCAGGTCAAGTGATTTCCAAAAACAATTTTGAATTGTTGGAGCCTTCTTTTTTAGTCGACTTATCTGCTCAGCCAGCCGGAATATACTTAATTAGTATATTTCAAGATGGTCATAGGCTCGCTTCGAAAAAGGCGATTGTTATTTAA
- the rsgA gene encoding ribosome small subunit-dependent GTPase A codes for MTGTIYKSTGSWYTVKTDLGATYQCRIKGKFRLKGIKSTNPIAVGDHVDFELETTNDEVTGVIHNIHDRHNYIVRKSVNLSKQTHIIASNIDQVFLLVTIDNPPTLTTFIDRFLVTAQAYGIKTVLLFNKVDTYDDETLNEVRYLAHVYRKIGYECIGISAETGKNVDKVKNLMINKVSMFAGHSGVGKSTLVNAIEPSLDLKTKKISEQHSQGQHTTTFAEMFDLSFDAKIIDTPGIKGFGVVDMDKEEVGDYFPEFFELKQDCKFNNCLHIEEPKCAVKEALDKDDIAFSRYKSYLQIIEGDDEHYRTDIWDEQ; via the coding sequence ATGACAGGAACCATATATAAATCTACAGGCAGTTGGTACACCGTAAAGACAGATCTTGGTGCTACTTACCAATGCCGAATCAAAGGGAAATTTCGTCTTAAAGGCATTAAGAGTACCAATCCTATCGCGGTAGGAGATCATGTAGATTTTGAATTGGAGACTACTAATGATGAGGTTACTGGCGTGATACACAATATCCATGATCGTCATAATTACATTGTTCGCAAATCGGTTAACCTATCTAAGCAAACCCATATTATTGCGTCCAATATCGATCAGGTTTTTCTGTTGGTTACCATAGATAATCCTCCAACGCTTACCACATTTATTGATCGTTTTTTGGTTACGGCTCAGGCTTATGGCATAAAAACAGTGTTATTATTCAATAAGGTCGATACCTATGATGATGAGACACTTAATGAAGTTCGGTACTTGGCTCATGTGTATAGAAAGATTGGTTATGAATGTATTGGTATTTCCGCAGAGACAGGGAAAAATGTAGATAAGGTCAAGAATTTAATGATCAACAAGGTCAGTATGTTTGCTGGTCATTCTGGGGTTGGGAAGTCAACATTGGTCAATGCCATTGAACCGAGTTTGGATCTTAAAACCAAGAAAATTTCTGAGCAGCACAGCCAAGGTCAGCATACCACTACCTTTGCCGAAATGTTCGATTTGAGCTTTGATGCTAAAATTATTGATACTCCTGGCATCAAAGGGTTTGGGGTTGTAGATATGGATAAGGAGGAAGTAGGTGATTACTTCCCAGAATTTTTTGAGCTGAAACAAGACTGTAAGTTTAATAATTGCTTACACATTGAAGAGCCCAAATGCGCTGTAAAAGAAGCTTTAGACAAAGATGACATCGCTTTTTCTAGATATAAAAGCTATTTACAGATTATTGAAGGAGACGACGAGCACTACCGAACCGATATTTGGGACGAACAATAA